The DNA window GGCTTCTCTCTAATGAAGAGGTTTGCTATGTCCACACCCGATTCAATTACCAAATCAGTTGTTTTGTAGCCGCTTGAATATGAGCTCAAAGCAGTTTGCTCTTCCCGTTGTTAGTGCTAGTTCAATTTCATATTTTGAATTTTTTCATAGAAAGCACCCTTTTTGATTGATACATGAAAAAAACCGGAAAGAGAAAGACCTATTACTACATGTTGGCGAAGGCGACCAAGCTACGCAACCAGGTTCGGAAGCCTTTTTGTACATTTACTCATCAGCGGGATACGATACCCGCGAAAGGCTAGACCTGGGAACAGAAGGTGTATATTGAATTGAATCCAGTAAGGCATTCCTTCTACGTCTTTCATCCAGTAAGGCACCCCTTCTCTTCTACGTGAGAGTCAGAAGAAAGTCTCGTCAACCATGCCCTCCTTATTCAAAAGGAATTGAGGAAGATTCTAATTCATATTTTCATCCTCAACCACAGCAGATTCTATAGATGAGAAAACAGCCAAAGACCTATTGGGCATTCTCTGCCTATTCCTATTGATTTACCCTCCTCGGACAGTAAGGCAGTTCAGTCACAGCTTGCATTCGATGCCATTGATTCGACACAACAACCGATTATTTTCCTTTTCTTAAGAAAGCATGTACGACATCCTCATTCGGCTAATCGAGAATGAGCACCGGTGCTTCGCACCTTGCTAGTAGTCTCGAAGAGGGGGTTGACTACTGAAATAGATCTTTCCAACTCTCTGTCTTCATGTCTCAAACACAAGATGTATCCGCCCCACGGAGAAACAATTCCTTTCCTTTCAATAGTCTCGTTCAGTGAATTAGGGAATGAGCTCTTTTCTTTCAGGATGGCAAGCCCATCCAGTCCAGATGAAGATTGTGGGTAGGCTGATATCTGCTTCTCTCCTCTAGGTCAGCTGTGGTGCTAGGGTCAGTCGTTCAGGCAGATATGGAATATCCACTCAATGGTCCTCGCCTCCGGCTCAAGGTTAGAGCAGAGAAGAAAAGAATGTTGTAAACATAAATAACCTTCCTCAAAGTGGTACCCAGGACTCAACCTCTTGTAAATAGGCATTCCAAGGCGAAACAGAAGAGAAAGACTATCGACCGAAGCCCCATTCGTGTGAGTCTTTCTATATTGCATTTCTTCCAAGCCTGGCTGGATCAGCTTCATAATCTGGACCGGGTCGCTCCCATTAGCAGGCATTTTACGTCTTTCTGTTGCTATTTGAAACAGACCTCCTCTCCGGCTCTTCGGATTCGTCATCTTCGGGTTCGCCAGGTTTCAATCTCTCTAGGGTAATGTACGAGCTGCTATTTCCTTTTGAAACTAGGATCACTTTCTCCCTTTGTTTACGATTTTGCTTGAAAGCGATCGGCACTCAATTACATTACTAACTTACACTACGCCATTCTGGTTCTGGTTCAGGTTCAGTAGTTCTTCACTTCGCGAAGTCCTCTAGTCTCGATATTCTCAATGAAAATCCCTTGTTTCTATCTTAAAATGATAGTTACTGTTTAAGCCCCATACTCCGGCATGACAGGAGAGAGCTTCAAGTTGGAATGGGTCGATAGGATCATCCTTGCTTCGGCCCTACCTAGAGGAACCGAACTCACTCAAATGGCGAAACTCCCTTAGACTCTAAATCGTAATCTTCTATCTTCTGTTCAGCCAGCTTAAATCGTAGAAATGAAATAATGGAAATAAAGACAGGACCTATATTTACACGTGAGTCGCCTGCATGCTTATACCCCACCCCAAAGAGGGTCATTTGCGCTCTATCACTGATCAGACTGAATTAGCACCTTTTTTAGCACCGGGGCTCTAAAGTGCTTTTCATGAAGGGAGCGATATCGGCATTTCATTTATTCGTGGGTTAACAGCGCAGGGACTTTCGGGTGAAGGCCCCTTGTCCGTGAGGTTGAAATCTTATTGCAGAGTCATGTAGTTAAGAGCGCTTTCTGCTCAGTTCGAGCAGTAAATCTAGTTGATCGAGCACTGTACGTTGGTGTAACCTGCTCTTTTTGTATTATAAAATGCCCTTTCTGGGCCCCTATCACGTAAGCCAAGTTTCTACAGACAAAGCCGAGTAAAAGTACTAGTTTGAGTGAAACTACCGATTTTAGGTACCATGCCTTAGCTGTAAGAGAAAGGCATAGTACCTTGTTTGTTGGGTTGGTATCAATATTTTTTTTCTGTCTATATTGCGAGTTTACAGCTCGAATCTTTTACTAGTCTTCCCCTCACATGTGATAAATGGGCGGTCTCCCCTAGACCTTATTCTGTCCAAGCTCTCATAGCATTCGTCTTTCTTCCTTCTCTGCTGCACATCTGTACTCTTTCCCTCGCTTTATATTTATATAGATCTTGGCTTTCTGGTTTTTTGTTTGGTCAGGGGGTGCTGTGGAGAAATCGTTTAGGAAACCAAGCATGTAATAAGCGGAAATCAATACACATGAAAGGAGTTGTACACGAGTTTGGTAAAGCATTCACCTGTCGGTTGTACATCGACCTGTCGGGAAACTAGAAACTCTCCCCCAATCCGGGGCTCAATGTAGTTGAAATCTCTATCGGGCGAGGGGACTGCCACCTCTTGTTGATCGGGAACCTGCCTTGCACCTTCGGAATAGACTGGACGCGGTAGATCCTCCGCTCCGAACCTCCCCTTTCTCGCAGCCCAACACGACACGACTTTTACTTACTGAAAGAACTCCTTCCGTACCTGTTTAGCCGTGAACCACTTGGCTTCTGTGGCGAGAACATTTCCCACCCCACTCTGTAGAGAATATTACATATTACCTCTTCTTCTGTCTTCCCAGCCTCGAGAATCAAGCACCAACAAGGAATCGAGGACGAAGATAAAGGTTGGTCTCCTGGTCTTCTATTGAAGCTCGAAGAGCAGAGGAGAAGGAATAAAATAAGGGCACTCCTTAGGACCAGTATGAGGCTCACTATCCTATCTAGTGGCTGCTTTCTATTTCTAGGCTCAAGGAATAAAGACAAAGACAGCTATTCGGAAAAAAAGACTACTCCCTCCACTTCTGAGCTCAGAGCAGATCTTTACTTAGGTTGGAGTTAGACTCCAGCCCGCTATCCCTCTATCTATCTATTGGTTAGCCTTTCTCGAGTTTCTAGGCTCAAGCTATTAGCTGGGTTCGAGACTCAAGGAATTGTTGACGAGACTAACTCAACTTCTAGGCTCATGTGGCTCGCTAGCCTATATAACTTCACCTATCTAACTGAAGGAACTCGTCCAAGGAAGACTTGCTCAAGTCTGTTAACTGACTTACTGAAGATGGTGAGCAACTTACTTATTGCAAAATGCAAAAAAGCGGTTTGCATCCTCTTTTTTGCTTATTTTCTTTTTTCAGTTGGTGTTCAGTTCTACTTTCCTTCGGTGCTCGCTGCTTTGAATCCGGAAATAGGAAAGAGTGCGAGTCACTATTTGACCACTAGAGAGGCTAGAAAGCCATATCCCTAACAAGGCTCGACGAAGTTGAGAACGAGGATTGAGGCATTAAGGGCAGCTGCAGGCCCGCGGGAGACGAAAGATTTGGAATCCATTGACACAGGTCGATTCTTCTTTATTTTTAGTACAACCGAGCTCCTTGTAGGTCTTCCAACTCGAGCAATCAGAAGCAAACGCATCGCCGCTACGGGCATTCTTTTGAAGCTTAAAAACGAAGTGTTTCATCGGGGCCCGGTTCAAAAACAGTTGGAGACTGGTCATAAAACGCCCGGAATTGCCATTCTGGGCGGAGCTGGGATGGGCCAAAGCCCTGGGATAGGTCGTTCTTGTAGAGTCATTTTTTTAGTATTCTTTCCCTATCCATGAGCAGTAAGATCAATCCTTTCCCAGATGTCCAGTACGAGTTACTCCAGCCGGTTATTCATACTAGTAATGGAACTCTGGTTCCCTACCCTTGCTGGTATACTTTGACACATACATCTCTGTCTGAACGAGCCATTTCGATGCGGCCCCATCTCGCCAACCTTTAGGAGGAGATCCCATTCGTAGGAATCTCCACTCGAGAAAGACCATTCATCGAAGCAGAAGCGCCTGATCCCACTGAATCTGAGGTACATAAATCTATTTGTCAGCTTGCCGAAAAACCCCATTCCTTAGCTGAGGGTTTTGGTTCCTCTGGTGGTGCTTCCACGGGTTCAGGAGTTGCGGACTCCATTTCAAAAGCAGAAGCTTAGGGATTCCTCTCCTCTTCCTTTCTTCTGGAAGGCCGTTCTAGGTACGCTTAACGCTAGGTCAACATCCCTCATGACGGACCCATGAAAGGCGCTTAACTCACGCTTTCCCCTAGACAGATTTGAGGAACAAAGTAGCTTGACCGAGAGGGAGAGAAACTCGAAGCCACTGAAGTGAGGGAGGAAGTTGAGGCTGAGGTCCCTAGTGAAGTTGAAACGGGTACGGGGGGAGTCCTTCGTCCTTCGTTCAAGAGCAGTCAATTTCGTCTCATCAATCGATTAATCGAATTAAAATTCAAATCCACTAGGAGAGGTTTTCCACTAAACAGCACAGCAGTAAAGTATACAGCTTGGGTTAAAGAGTATAAAGAGGACTAGAAAGGTTCTAATCCGTCGTTGGTCTCAAGTCCACCTCCAACGGATTGCAAGGTTGAAGTCCCGCTTTCATAAGCACTTGTTGGCAAGTTCGGAAGAAGGTTCAGCGATAGATGTAGTCGATGGGGTAGAGGGTCTGCAGATACTCGTCGAGCTCCTCATTGCCCCAATCTTCCCTGTAGGCTCCCTGCTCCGCCAGCGCGACAACTGTCCAAATCATTTGACGCTTCTTCTCACGAATTGGATTTGAACCAATATCAAGCTACTTCCCTTTTAGTAGATCGTGAGTGGGTCTGTCGTCCTCCTCATTATAGTCCTCCTAAAATCAATAGCATTTCGTCGGAATACATCCTGTCTTTTCACCTTAGTAGTCCTATGCATAGTCAGTACTATAGCCCCAATCATGGCTACTAATAAAATAAGACTAGAAACCAAAAACCAGACGGAATAGTAGGTATAAAGTAAATTGCCCAATGTTTCCAAATTAGTCCAACTTCGTACCTTTTCGGCATAAACCGTATATCTCAGATAGGTTGTATTTCTTTGGGTTGGTAGTAATGGAATGGTTTCATTATCTAAAATGAAGAACATTTCCCACCAAAAGATCAGTCCAATAATACCACTCACTGGTAAATAGCGCAATACTTCT is part of the Citrus sinensis mitochondrion, complete genome genome and encodes:
- the nad6 gene encoding NADH dehydrogenase subunit 6; this encodes MILSVLSSLALVSGLMVVRAKNPVHSVLFFIPVFCDTSGLLLLLGLDFFAMIFPVVYIGAIAVLFLFVVMMFHIQIAEIHEEVLRYLPVSGIIGLIFWWEMFFILDNETIPLLPTQRNTTYLRYTVYAEKVRSWTNLETLGNLLYTYYSVWFLVSSLILLVAMIGAIVLTMHRTTKVKRQDVFRRNAIDFRRTIMRRTTDPLTIY